A single region of the Bacteroides luhongzhouii genome encodes:
- a CDS encoding TonB-dependent receptor, with protein MKKLFLIRFSVAVFFCLLCVLPALAANIKIKGAVKDKLSKEPLIGATIRLLGTQAGAVTDMEGNFELNSMGVLEGMYDIEIKYVGYKTEVRRKVRVENGKLVILNLELETDAQELADVVVVAKKNRENENMLLLEQQKAVIAVQSVGVRELSRKGVSDAEGAVTKVAGVSKQDGVKNVFVRGLGDRYNATTFNGFALPSEDPEYKNISLDFFGTDIIQSVGVNKAFNAGGSSDVGGATIDIVSKELIGSGNLGFGISGGLNTQTVAADFLKQDGVNFMGFANRTEPADENSWNFRNKLDPSAQHFQINRSYSISGGKRFYVGKDKNPLSFFLTAGHTTDYQYTDEIIRNTTTSGTVYKDMNGKKYAENISQLALANVDYDMQNRHHISYNFMMIHANTQSVGDYNGKNSIFSDDYENLGFTRRQQTNDNMLIVNQLMTNWGLSKSLSLDAGASYNMVKGYEPDRRINNLTKAEDGYTLLRGNSQQRYFSTLDEDDLNVKAGLVYRLKDNIEEISNVRFGYTGRFVDDNFKATEYNLTVGHVSTIPSLDDFSLDDYYNQENFASDWFKIQKNIDEYTVKKNIHSAYVEATYQFAPRWIVNLGMKYDKVDIEVDYNVNRGGSKGNNTIQKDYFLPSLNLKYNLNDKNSLRLGASKTYTLPQAKEISPYRYVGVNFNSQGNPNLKPSDNYNLDLKWDFNPTPTELISLTAFYKLTKNPISRIEVASAGGYLSYENIADKATVAGVEVEIRKNLFVRPVSNAAHGMNKLSLGLNGSYIYTNAKMPLATVTTGSQLEGAAPWIVNFDLSHNFMKGERSFVNTLVLNYVSDKIYTIGTQGYQDMMEQGILTLDFVSQAKLNKHLSLNLKARNLLNPSYKLSRKANENGEKVILNDYKKGINISLGVSCTF; from the coding sequence ATGAAAAAACTATTTCTTATCCGATTTTCAGTGGCAGTCTTCTTTTGTCTGTTGTGTGTACTTCCCGCATTAGCTGCCAATATCAAGATTAAAGGAGCTGTAAAAGACAAACTATCCAAGGAACCTTTGATAGGAGCTACGATACGTTTGCTCGGAACTCAAGCGGGAGCAGTGACCGATATGGAGGGTAATTTCGAATTGAACAGCATGGGCGTTCTGGAAGGTATGTATGATATTGAGATTAAATATGTAGGCTACAAAACAGAAGTGCGCCGTAAAGTGCGTGTGGAGAATGGAAAACTGGTGATACTGAATTTGGAGCTGGAAACCGATGCGCAGGAACTTGCCGATGTGGTGGTTGTAGCTAAGAAGAATAGGGAAAATGAGAATATGCTGTTGCTCGAACAGCAAAAAGCAGTAATTGCCGTACAATCTGTTGGTGTCAGGGAGCTTTCCCGCAAGGGCGTTTCGGATGCAGAAGGTGCTGTGACGAAAGTTGCCGGAGTGTCTAAACAAGACGGAGTGAAAAATGTTTTTGTCCGTGGATTGGGAGACCGGTACAATGCAACTACTTTTAATGGATTTGCTCTTCCTTCCGAAGACCCGGAATATAAGAATATCTCTCTTGATTTTTTCGGTACAGACATTATTCAGTCTGTAGGTGTAAATAAAGCATTCAATGCGGGAGGCAGTAGCGATGTCGGAGGGGCAACTATTGATATCGTATCCAAAGAACTAATTGGCAGCGGTAACTTGGGATTCGGCATTTCCGGTGGTTTAAATACACAAACGGTAGCAGCCGATTTTCTGAAACAGGATGGAGTGAACTTCATGGGCTTTGCCAATCGCACCGAACCTGCCGATGAAAACTCATGGAACTTCCGAAATAAGTTAGATCCTTCCGCTCAACATTTTCAAATCAACCGGAGTTACAGTATTTCCGGAGGTAAACGATTCTATGTCGGAAAAGACAAAAATCCGCTTTCTTTCTTCCTGACCGCCGGACATACGACGGACTATCAGTATACGGATGAAATCATACGTAATACAACTACCAGTGGTACGGTCTACAAAGATATGAATGGTAAGAAGTATGCGGAGAATATCAGTCAACTGGCACTTGCCAATGTGGATTATGATATGCAGAACCGTCATCACATCAGTTATAATTTTATGATGATTCATGCCAATACTCAGTCGGTAGGTGATTACAATGGTAAGAACTCGATTTTTAGTGACGACTATGAAAACCTCGGATTCACCCGTCGTCAACAAACGAATGATAATATGCTGATCGTTAACCAACTGATGACTAACTGGGGATTGAGCAAATCATTAAGTCTCGATGCAGGTGCTTCCTATAATATGGTGAAAGGGTATGAACCGGATCGTCGTATCAATAACCTGACTAAAGCGGAAGATGGCTATACGTTGCTAAGGGGTAACTCACAACAGCGCTACTTCTCAACTTTAGATGAAGACGACTTGAATGTAAAAGCAGGTTTAGTCTATCGTCTGAAAGATAATATAGAAGAGATTTCGAATGTCCGTTTCGGATATACAGGCAGGTTCGTAGATGATAACTTCAAAGCTACGGAGTATAACCTGACTGTAGGACATGTTTCTACCATCCCTTCTTTGGATGACTTCTCGCTTGACGATTATTATAATCAGGAAAACTTTGCTTCCGACTGGTTCAAGATACAGAAGAATATAGATGAATATACCGTAAAAAAGAATATCCATTCTGCTTATGTCGAGGCTACCTACCAGTTTGCTCCCCGTTGGATTGTGAATCTGGGAATGAAATACGACAAGGTAGATATTGAAGTGGATTATAATGTGAATCGTGGAGGTTCTAAAGGGAACAATACCATTCAAAAAGATTATTTCCTGCCCAGCTTGAATCTCAAATACAATCTGAATGATAAAAACTCGCTTCGCTTGGGAGCTAGTAAAACATATACGCTTCCGCAGGCAAAGGAAATATCTCCTTATCGTTATGTCGGTGTGAACTTCAACAGTCAGGGTAACCCTAATCTGAAACCTTCGGATAATTATAACCTTGATCTGAAATGGGACTTTAATCCCACTCCGACCGAGTTGATTTCTCTCACGGCTTTCTATAAACTTACCAAGAATCCAATATCCCGCATAGAAGTGGCAAGCGCCGGAGGTTATCTTTCTTATGAGAATATAGCGGATAAGGCAACTGTAGCCGGAGTGGAAGTGGAAATACGTAAGAATCTGTTTGTCCGTCCGGTGAGTAATGCTGCGCACGGAATGAATAAACTCTCTTTGGGATTGAATGGCTCTTATATCTACACGAATGCAAAAATGCCTTTGGCAACGGTTACTACCGGTTCGCAACTGGAAGGAGCTGCACCGTGGATTGTCAATTTCGACCTCTCGCATAACTTCATGAAAGGAGAACGTAGTTTTGTCAATACATTGGTACTTAATTATGTGAGTGATAAGATATATACCATTGGTACACAGGGTTATCAGGATATGATGGAACAGGGAATCCTGACATTGGATTTTGTGTCTCAAGCCAAACTGAACAAGCATCTTTCACTTAACCTGAAAGCTCGTAACTTGTTGAATCCCTCTTATAAGTTAAGCCGCAAAGCGAACGAAAACGGAGAAAAGGTGATACTGAATGATTATAAGAAAGGAATAAATATAAGCCTGGGAGTGTCGTGTACATTCTAA
- a CDS encoding AraC family transcriptional regulator — MTTPLSNQIIREITPLSDKDCFYIAERYKTEFTYPIHNHSEFELNFTEKAAGVRRIVGDSSEVIGDYDLVLITGKDLEHVWEQNDCHSKEIREITIQFSSDLFFKSFINKNQFDSIRRMLDKAQKGLCFPMSAILKIYPLLDTLASEKQGFYAVIKFMTILYELSLFEEEARTLSSSSFAKIDIHSDSRRVQKVQEYINTHYQEEIRLGQLADMVGMTDVSFSRFFKLRTGKNLSDYIIDIRLGFASRLLVDSTMSIAEICYECGFNNLSNFNRIFKKKKSCSPKEFRENYRKKKKLI, encoded by the coding sequence ATGACTACACCGTTATCCAACCAGATTATCCGTGAAATCACTCCTTTATCAGATAAGGATTGCTTTTACATTGCGGAGCGTTATAAAACGGAATTCACTTATCCTATACACAATCACTCCGAGTTTGAATTGAATTTTACCGAAAAAGCTGCCGGAGTGAGGCGGATTGTGGGAGATTCTTCCGAAGTGATAGGTGATTATGATTTGGTGTTGATAACAGGAAAAGACTTGGAGCACGTTTGGGAACAGAACGACTGCCATTCGAAAGAGATACGGGAGATTACGATTCAGTTTTCTTCCGACCTTTTCTTCAAGAGTTTTATCAATAAGAATCAGTTTGACTCTATCCGCCGAATGCTGGATAAAGCACAAAAAGGGCTTTGTTTCCCGATGTCTGCCATACTCAAAATATATCCGTTACTGGATACGCTTGCTTCCGAGAAACAAGGATTTTATGCGGTCATTAAGTTTATGACGATACTGTATGAACTTTCTCTCTTTGAAGAAGAAGCACGTACCTTGTCCAGCTCGTCTTTTGCCAAGATAGATATCCATTCGGACAGCCGGCGTGTGCAGAAAGTGCAGGAGTATATCAATACACATTATCAAGAAGAAATACGTCTGGGGCAGTTGGCCGATATGGTGGGGATGACGGATGTGTCATTCAGCCGCTTCTTCAAACTGCGTACCGGAAAGAACCTTTCTGATTATATCATTGATATTCGGCTGGGCTTTGCTTCCCGGTTACTGGTAGATTCTACGATGTCCATCGCCGAGATTTGTTATGAGTGCGGCTTTAATAACCTTTCCAATTTCAACCGGATCTTTAAGAAGAAAAAGAGTTGTTCACCTAAAGAATTCCGTGAAAACTACCGTAAAAAAAAGAAACTGATTTAG
- a CDS encoding DUF4435 domain-containing protein yields the protein MATSLRDNLTSSYFNAAHKLYPKKARRRIIAYVESYDDIAFWRTLLEEFEDDEHYFQVMLPSATSLAKGKKMVLMNTLNTAELGRSLIACVDSDYDFLLQGATNTSRKINRNRYIFQTYTYAIENYHCFAESLHEVCVQATLNDRSILDFNFYLKKYSEIVYPLFLWNVWFYRQRDTYTFPMYDFHTYTSLREINLRHPEKSLGSLQQRVNQKLAELEKKFPHNINQVNGLRTEFKELGLVPETTYLYMQGHHVMDNVVMKLLIPVCTVLRREREQEIKRLAEHNEQFRNELTCYQNSQVNVEIMLKKNVAYKRLFHYDWLRQDISEYLEEGKNKEEKKQRS from the coding sequence ATGGCAACTTCACTACGAGATAATCTGACTTCTTCTTATTTCAATGCTGCCCATAAGCTTTATCCGAAGAAAGCCCGCCGCCGTATCATCGCTTACGTAGAAAGCTATGACGACATCGCTTTCTGGCGCACATTGCTTGAAGAGTTTGAAGACGACGAACACTATTTCCAGGTGATGCTTCCTTCGGCCACTTCTCTGGCAAAAGGAAAAAAGATGGTACTCATGAACACGCTGAATACTGCTGAATTGGGGAGAAGTCTGATTGCCTGTGTTGACAGTGACTATGATTTCCTGTTGCAGGGAGCTACCAATACCTCCCGTAAAATCAACCGGAACAGGTATATTTTTCAGACTTATACCTATGCCATTGAGAACTATCATTGTTTTGCCGAAAGCCTTCACGAAGTATGTGTGCAGGCTACGCTGAATGACCGTTCCATTTTAGATTTCAACTTCTACCTGAAGAAGTACTCCGAAATTGTATATCCGCTTTTTCTCTGGAACGTATGGTTTTATCGCCAACGGGATACTTACACCTTCCCCATGTACGATTTCCATACCTATACTTCTTTGCGCGAGATTAATCTCCGACATCCGGAAAAGAGTTTGGGATCCCTTCAACAACGGGTTAATCAGAAGTTGGCAGAGTTGGAAAAGAAATTCCCCCATAACATCAATCAGGTGAATGGATTGCGGACTGAATTTAAGGAGCTGGGCTTGGTGCCGGAAACTACTTACTTGTATATGCAGGGACACCATGTGATGGATAATGTGGTAATGAAATTACTGATTCCGGTCTGCACCGTGCTGCGCCGTGAGCGGGAACAGGAAATCAAGCGACTGGCCGAACACAATGAGCAATTCAGAAACGAACTGACTTGTTATCAGAATAGTCAGGTGAACGTAGAAATCATGCTCAAGAAGAATGTAGCCTACAAACGACTCTTCCATTATGATTGGCTACGGCAGGATATCAGTGAATATTTGGAAGAAGGAAAGAATAAAGAAGAAAAGAAACAGAGATCATAA
- a CDS encoding DUF1573 domain-containing protein, with product MKRSLLSILSLLTVALAAVAQPRISSNKETHNFGQIEWKRPVTVEYTITNTGNQPLVLTNVTTSCACAVADWTKEPIAPGGKGVVKASFDAKALGHFEKSVGIYSNASPSLVYLKFTGEVVEEIKDYTKILPYTIGNIRLDRDEFAFPDVYRGQQPSLTFNIANLSDRPYEPVLMHLPPYLKMEAEPKVLLKGKKGTIKLTLDASQLKDYGLTQTSVYLSRFSGDKVSEDNEIPVSAILLPDFSRMTEKDSLNAPAIHISETNIDLSIPLIKKSKVSHDILIANSGKTPLVISKLQVFNSSVGVSLKKTVLPPDGMTKLKVTIRKRDVGNKKHHLRILMITNDPLRPKVEINIKR from the coding sequence ATGAAACGTAGTTTGCTATCTATATTATCTTTGCTTACTGTCGCTTTGGCAGCCGTTGCCCAACCTCGTATCTCTTCAAATAAAGAGACACATAACTTCGGACAAATTGAGTGGAAACGTCCGGTGACAGTGGAATATACCATCACCAACACAGGAAACCAGCCATTGGTACTGACCAATGTCACTACCTCTTGTGCCTGTGCCGTGGCCGACTGGACCAAAGAACCGATTGCCCCGGGAGGAAAAGGAGTCGTGAAAGCTTCTTTTGACGCAAAGGCATTAGGACATTTTGAAAAGTCGGTAGGAATATATAGCAATGCCAGTCCGAGTCTGGTGTATCTGAAGTTTACCGGTGAGGTAGTGGAGGAAATTAAAGATTATACAAAGATACTTCCTTATACAATCGGAAATATTCGTTTAGATCGTGACGAGTTTGCTTTCCCCGATGTTTATCGCGGACAGCAGCCTTCATTGACTTTCAATATCGCCAATCTTTCCGATCGTCCTTACGAACCGGTGTTGATGCATCTGCCTCCCTATCTGAAAATGGAAGCGGAGCCCAAGGTCTTGTTGAAAGGCAAGAAGGGAACTATCAAACTGACTCTGGATGCGAGCCAGCTAAAAGATTATGGATTGACGCAGACTTCTGTCTACCTTTCCCGTTTTTCGGGTGATAAGGTGAGCGAAGATAATGAAATACCGGTTTCGGCTATTCTTCTTCCCGACTTCTCACGTATGACGGAAAAAGATTCTTTGAATGCCCCTGCCATACATATTTCAGAAACGAATATAGATCTTAGTATACCGTTGATAAAGAAGAGCAAGGTAAGCCATGATATATTGATTGCTAATTCTGGAAAGACTCCGTTAGTCATCAGTAAGTTGCAGGTATTCAATTCGTCGGTAGGGGTGAGCCTGAAGAAGACGGTCCTTCCTCCGGATGGAATGACGAAGCTCAAAGTAACTATTCGTAAGCGTGACGTAGGTAATAAGAAGCATCATTTACGTATCCTGATGATAACGAATGATCCGTTACGCCCGAAAGTCGAAATCAATATCAAACGCTAA
- a CDS encoding mechanosensitive ion channel family protein encodes MKEVKEVVDTVSVALANGQPEEAGNVVMQEVNHALLSMGVDEAMADKIDNFIILLFIIGIALLANLICRKIILRTVAKLVRQTKATWDDIVFNDKVMVNISRMVAPILIYISIPIAFPEHADSALLDFLRRLCMIYILAVFLRFVSALFTAVYLVYSAREQYKDKPLKGLLQTAQVILFFIGAIVIISILIKQSPVVLLTGLGASAAVLMLVFKDSIMGFVSGIQLSANNMLKVGDWITMPKYGADGTVIEVTLNTVKVRNFDNTITTIPPYLLISDSFQNWQGMQESGGRRVKRSINIDMTSVHFCTPEMLAKYRKIQLLKDYVDETEKVVEEYNKEHHIDNSVLVNGRRQTNLGIFRAYLTNYLKNLPTVNQDLTCMVRQLQPTETGIPLELYFFSANKVWVAYEGIQADVFDHVLAIIPEFDLRVFQNPSGADLHRIGVKIEN; translated from the coding sequence ATGAAAGAAGTAAAAGAAGTGGTTGATACAGTGAGTGTTGCATTGGCAAACGGGCAACCGGAAGAGGCAGGTAATGTAGTGATGCAAGAAGTGAATCATGCTTTGCTCTCGATGGGAGTGGATGAAGCTATGGCTGATAAGATTGATAACTTTATCATCTTATTGTTTATTATTGGAATAGCATTACTGGCCAATCTGATTTGCCGCAAGATTATTCTGCGTACCGTAGCCAAATTGGTGAGACAGACAAAAGCTACTTGGGATGATATTGTATTTAATGATAAAGTAATGGTGAACATCAGCAGGATGGTGGCACCTATATTGATTTATATATCTATTCCTATTGCCTTCCCCGAACATGCAGACTCTGCTTTGCTTGATTTTCTTCGAAGACTTTGTATGATTTATATCCTTGCAGTCTTTCTTCGCTTCGTCAGTGCTTTGTTTACGGCTGTGTATCTGGTATATAGCGCGCGCGAGCAATATAAAGACAAACCATTGAAGGGACTTTTACAGACAGCGCAAGTCATTCTTTTCTTTATTGGGGCTATCGTCATTATCAGTATTCTGATAAAGCAAAGTCCGGTGGTGTTGCTGACCGGATTGGGAGCTTCCGCTGCGGTTCTGATGTTGGTTTTCAAGGACAGTATCATGGGATTTGTCTCCGGCATCCAACTTTCCGCCAATAATATGCTGAAGGTGGGCGATTGGATCACGATGCCGAAATATGGTGCGGACGGTACAGTGATAGAAGTAACATTGAATACCGTTAAAGTACGTAACTTCGATAATACCATCACCACCATTCCTCCTTATCTATTGATTAGTGATTCTTTCCAAAACTGGCAGGGAATGCAGGAATCCGGCGGACGTCGTGTGAAACGCTCTATCAATATAGATATGACTAGTGTGCATTTCTGTACGCCGGAAATGTTGGCAAAATACCGGAAGATACAACTGTTGAAAGACTATGTAGATGAAACGGAAAAGGTAGTGGAAGAGTATAATAAGGAACATCATATCGACAACTCCGTGTTAGTGAATGGACGCCGGCAAACAAACCTGGGAATTTTCCGGGCCTATCTGACTAATTATCTGAAGAATCTGCCTACCGTCAATCAAGACCTGACCTGCATGGTACGTCAGCTTCAGCCCACCGAAACAGGTATCCCGTTGGAACTTTACTTCTTTTCTGCCAATAAAGTGTGGGTTGCCTACGAAGGTATACAGGCAGATGTTTTCGATCATGTGCTTGCCATTATTCCCGAATTTGACTTGCGTGTCTTCCAAAACCCGTCGGGGGCAGACCTGCATCGGATAGGGGTAAAGATAGAAAACTAA
- the meaB gene encoding methylmalonyl Co-A mutase-associated GTPase MeaB — protein sequence MEHPENSEEYKGLVVNKGIEQPSSVNPYLKRKPKKRQLSVAEFVEGIVKGDVTILSQAVTLVESVKPEHQAVSQEIIEKCLPFSGNSIRVGISGVPGAGKSTSIDVFGLHVLEKGGKLAVLAIDPSSERSKGSILGDKTRMEQLSVHPKSFIRPSPSAGSLGGVARKTRETIILCEAAGFDKIFVETVGVGQSETAVHSMVDFFLLIQLSGTGDELQGIKRGIMEMADGIVINKADGDNLERAKLAATQFRNALHLFPAPESGWIPKVLTYSGFYNLGVKEVWDMIYEYIDFVKGNGYFEYRRNEQSKYWMYESINEQLRDSFYHNPKIEAMLLEKEQQVLKGNLTSFIAARSLLDTYFEDLK from the coding sequence ATGGAACATCCTGAAAATAGTGAAGAATATAAGGGGCTTGTTGTCAATAAAGGTATTGAACAACCCTCATCTGTGAATCCCTACTTAAAGCGGAAACCTAAGAAACGCCAACTTTCAGTAGCAGAGTTTGTAGAAGGTATCGTAAAAGGTGATGTCACTATATTGAGTCAGGCTGTGACATTGGTGGAAAGTGTAAAGCCTGAACATCAGGCTGTCTCACAGGAAATCATTGAGAAGTGTCTGCCATTTTCCGGTAATTCGATCCGGGTTGGTATCAGCGGCGTTCCCGGTGCAGGAAAGAGCACATCCATAGATGTATTCGGTCTGCACGTGCTCGAAAAGGGGGGCAAACTGGCGGTATTGGCCATCGACCCTAGCAGTGAGCGTAGTAAAGGCAGTATATTGGGGGATAAAACCCGTATGGAGCAGCTTTCCGTACATCCAAAATCATTCATCCGCCCTAGCCCGTCAGCTGGTTCTTTGGGAGGAGTGGCACGCAAAACACGTGAAACAATTATTCTTTGTGAAGCTGCCGGATTCGATAAGATTTTTGTGGAAACAGTAGGAGTAGGACAGAGCGAAACGGCTGTTCACTCGATGGTTGATTTCTTCCTGTTGATTCAGCTATCCGGTACGGGTGATGAACTGCAGGGGATTAAGCGTGGTATTATGGAGATGGCGGATGGTATTGTTATCAATAAGGCCGATGGAGATAATCTGGAACGTGCCAAGTTGGCTGCCACTCAATTCCGTAATGCATTGCATCTGTTTCCTGCGCCTGAATCCGGATGGATTCCCAAAGTGTTGACTTACTCCGGTTTTTATAACCTCGGGGTCAAGGAGGTATGGGATATGATTTATGAATATATTGACTTTGTCAAGGGTAACGGTTATTTTGAATATCGCCGTAACGAACAAAGTAAATATTGGATGTATGAAAGCATCAATGAACAACTTCGTGATAGTTTCTATCATAATCCAAAGATTGAAGCGATGCTTTTAGAAAAAGAACAGCAGGTATTGAAAGGCAACCTGACTTCATTTATAGCTGCAAGAAGTTTGCTCGATACTTATTTTGAAGATTTGAAATAA
- a CDS encoding DMT family transporter — protein MNKSKNLNGHLFALTANIMWGLMSPIGKSALQEFSAISVTTFRMVGAAAAFWILSMFCKQEHVDHQDMLKIFFASLFALVFNQGVFIFGLSMTSPIDASIVTTTLPIVTMVVAAIYLKEPITNKKVLGIFVGAMGALILIVSSQAGSNGNGSLIGDLLCLVAQISFSIYLTVFKRLSQRYSAVTINKWMFIYASMCYIPFSYYDISTIQWTSVSTIAIIQVLYVVLGGSFLAYLCIMTAQRLLRPTVVSMYNYMQPIVATIAAIAMGIGSFGWEKGIAVALVFLGVYIVTQSKSRADLEKAEKPH, from the coding sequence ATGAACAAAAGTAAGAACCTGAATGGTCATCTTTTTGCACTTACAGCAAACATCATGTGGGGATTGATGTCTCCCATAGGTAAGTCAGCTCTTCAAGAGTTTTCCGCAATTTCAGTTACCACGTTCCGTATGGTGGGGGCAGCAGCAGCTTTCTGGATACTTTCCATGTTTTGCAAACAGGAACATGTGGATCATCAGGATATGCTGAAAATCTTCTTTGCTTCACTGTTTGCGCTAGTGTTCAATCAAGGAGTGTTTATTTTCGGGCTTTCTATGACTTCTCCTATTGACGCTTCTATCGTAACTACCACTCTACCGATTGTAACAATGGTTGTAGCAGCCATTTACTTGAAAGAACCTATTACCAATAAGAAAGTACTGGGAATTTTTGTAGGTGCTATGGGAGCGCTCATCCTCATTGTGAGTAGCCAGGCAGGAAGCAACGGAAACGGAAGCCTGATTGGCGACTTGCTTTGTCTCGTTGCGCAAATCAGCTTTTCCATATACCTGACTGTATTCAAGAGATTGTCTCAACGATATTCGGCAGTAACGATTAATAAATGGATGTTCATATATGCTTCAATGTGCTATATTCCGTTCTCCTATTATGATATCTCTACAATTCAATGGACTTCTGTTTCCACAATTGCTATCATACAGGTTTTGTATGTCGTATTAGGAGGTAGTTTCCTTGCGTATCTCTGCATTATGACTGCGCAGAGACTGCTTCGTCCTACGGTAGTCAGTATGTACAATTATATGCAACCGATCGTGGCTACGATTGCGGCAATTGCGATGGGTATCGGAAGCTTTGGCTGGGAAAAAGGAATTGCTGTCGCACTCGTATTCCTGGGAGTATATATTGTGACTCAAAGTAAATCGAGAGCTGATCTTGAAAAAGCAGAAAAGCCTCATTAA
- a CDS encoding AAA family ATPase: protein MEQQANYIRRIEIHGLWERFNIGWDLRPDVNILSGINGVGKTTILNRSVGYLEELSGEMKSDEKNGVRLFFDNPQATYIPYDVIRSYDRPLIMGDFTARMADKNVKSELDWQLYLLQRRYLDYQVNIGNKMIEMLSSIDEEERRKAATLSVAKRRFQDMIDELFSYTRKKIDRKRNDIAFYQDGELLFPYKLSSGEKQMLVILLTVLVQDNSHCVLFMDEPEASLHIEWQQKLIAMIRELNPNVQIILTTHSPAVIMEGWLDAVTEVSDISTTVGYKLDKDSSNCNL from the coding sequence ATGGAACAACAAGCTAATTATATCCGTCGTATCGAGATACACGGACTATGGGAACGCTTTAACATAGGATGGGACTTGCGTCCCGATGTGAACATCCTCTCCGGCATCAATGGAGTGGGGAAGACTACTATTCTGAACCGTTCGGTGGGATACCTCGAAGAACTTTCCGGTGAAATGAAAAGTGATGAGAAGAACGGAGTGCGTCTCTTTTTCGACAATCCTCAGGCAACCTATATTCCTTATGATGTAATCCGGAGCTACGACCGTCCTCTGATTATGGGTGACTTCACAGCCCGCATGGCAGACAAGAATGTAAAGTCTGAACTGGACTGGCAACTCTATTTGTTGCAACGCCGTTACCTCGATTATCAGGTCAACATTGGTAATAAGATGATTGAAATGCTTTCCAGCATTGATGAAGAAGAGCGTCGTAAGGCAGCTACATTGTCTGTAGCCAAACGTCGTTTTCAGGATATGATTGACGAACTGTTCAGCTATACACGTAAAAAGATAGACAGGAAACGGAACGATATCGCTTTCTATCAGGATGGTGAACTATTATTTCCTTATAAACTGTCGTCCGGTGAAAAGCAAATGCTGGTTATTCTGTTGACCGTACTCGTGCAGGACAACAGCCATTGTGTATTGTTTATGGATGAGCCGGAAGCCTCGCTTCATATAGAATGGCAGCAGAAACTGATTGCTATGATACGTGAACTGAATCCGAATGTGCAGATCATCCTGACTACCCATTCGCCTGCCGTCATTATGGAAGGCTGGCTGGATGCCGTGACAGAAGTAAGCGATATATCTACCACCGTAGGGTACAAGCTCGACAAGGATTCTTCCAACTGTAATTTGTAA